In the Candidatus Komeilibacteria bacterium CG_4_10_14_0_2_um_filter_37_10 genome, one interval contains:
- a CDS encoding ferredoxin, producing the protein MQFNNHLALCKGCGLCIAICPKKCLQYHQQNKGVYGQNAIDIDLNKCIQCRQCESICPDAAITISLKDQ; encoded by the coding sequence ATGCAGTTTAATAATCACCTAGCTCTGTGCAAGGGATGTGGTCTGTGTATTGCCATTTGCCCAAAAAAATGTTTACAATACCATCAACAGAATAAAGGTGTTTATGGACAAAACGCTATTGATATTGATTTAAATAAATGCATCCAATGTCGTCAGTGTGAGAGTATTTGTCCTGATGCCGCTATTACCATTAGCCTTAAAGATCAGTAA